CTCACGACACTAACCACAACCTGCTGATTGAGTACTACTACAACATGGACGGAGAGAGCTTGGGCGAAGATTCGGTTTGGTGAGTCTCAGTGGGTCTGGTGGAATGGCACACCCAGGGTCTTGGGGGAGGATGAAGAGTTCAGGAAACGAAGCGGCTCTTCCTTTCCTCTCTGCAGGAACTTCCACGTGTGGGTGGAGACCTGGATGAAGCGCCCCGATCTGGGCCCCGGGTACGAGGGCTGGCAGGCCAGTGACCCCACGCCCCAGGAGAAGAGCGATGGTGGGTGGAGAACGCAGACAGACCCCCATGTGGCTGAGTAGTACTGTGGTTATGGAACGGGGCTTGTAACTCAAAGGCTGTGGGGTCTGTTTCCAGCTGCTGCTCTACCCTTGGGTAAGGTGATTAAACTTGGCTGTTTCAGTTTTATCTCTACTGGATTTAACAATCTCATCTATAGCCCTGGAGAAGAGTGTGTGCTATAGTACCAAAAACATTTCCCTCCGAACGAGCAACACGAAGAGCTGTTTGGGTCATTTTGTTAAGGCACTGAACTAACGCCCCATGGTTATATTTAGCTATGTAGCAAACTACTATGTTCAACAACAGCTCTGTAGCTAGCAAGCTACTCATGTCTTAGCTGCTGGTAGACAGTTAGGCTAAGTCTCCATCAGTGTTTACTGATGGCCACAGTAATTGGCTGAATTGGCTCAGGTGTTCCCGGTGTTCTGGCTCGCTGCTTAATGAATTTCCTTTTCCAGGACAGGACCCAACTTTTGCTGTTTCCATAGTGTCCATGTGGTCTCCTCTCAGGTGTGTTCTGCTGCGGTCCCATCCCGCTAAAGGCCATCAAGGAGGGGGAGCTGACCCTGAAGTACGACGCCCCCTTCGTCTTCGCCGAGGTCAATGCCGACGTGGTCAAGTATGTAAAGCTGGAGGACGGTCAAGAATTCAAGTTTGATGGGTCAACAACTCGCGTGGGCCAGTGCATCAGCACCAAGAGTGTGGGTCATGACAGCAGGGAAGACATCACCGACCTCTACAAATACCCTGAAGGTACTAGCACACCCCCATGGGCAACTACACCCAGAAGGTACAAGCACACCCCCATGGGAAACTACACCCCAAAGATACAAGCGCAGCCCCATGGGGTGGGCAAAATCACAATGACCTTTTGCCGATACACAGTATATATCACAGTATAGTGTATTTCTACTTTGTGGTTAATGCTATATTAGTAATACTGATAATTCAtgatatcttaaaaaaaaacattcggaATTTGACATTCTTAGAAATACTGAGGATTTCCATTACcaacaatacaaaaacattgcaaAGGACTATTAACATGGATCCCGAAACTAAATACCAAAGCATTCCATCTGCAGGTGCAAAAAGGTGTCTGCAGGTGGCTACATGAATAAAAATCAGTGACCAACACGTATCGACCAAAAGCTGGTCTTCATTAGGGTCGAACTGCTAATGAGCACACAAAGCATATACGTACAAATGTGAGAATAGCCAGGTTTCTTGGAAACAAAGGTCAAGGACTATATCCTGGTCAAACCTGAACCATTGGGGTTAGCTTAATGCTTGTCTAATCAGTgacaatatacaataataatatcGGCCATTAAGCCACTTAGGAACACCCTCGCTGCCTCTAGCCAGTGCTTTTTGAGGCAGATGACCCAGCGTGTGAGTGGTGGAGACAGATGACCCAGCATGTGAGTGGTAAAGGCAGATGACTCAGCGTGTGAGTGGTAAAGGCAGATGACTCAGCGTGTGAGTGGTAAAGGCAGATGACTCAGCGTGTGAGTGGTAAAGGCAGATGCCCCAGCGTGTGAGTGGTAAAGGCAGATGCCCCAGCATGTGAGTGGTAAAGGCAGATGCCCCAGCATGTGAGTGGTAAAGGCAGATGCCCCAGCATGTGAGTGGTAAAGGCAGATGACCCAGCGTGTGAGTGGTGGAGACAGATGCCCCAGCGTGTGAGTGGTGGAGACAGATGCCCCAGCGTGTGAGTGGTGGAGACAGATGCCCCAGCATGTGAGTGGTGGAGACAGATGCCCCAGCATGTGAGTGGTGAAGACAGATGCCCCAGCATGTGAGTGGTAAAGGCAGATGACCCAACATGTGAGTGGTAAAGGCAGATGCCCCAGCATGTGAGTGGTGGAGACAGATGACCCAGCGTGTGAGTGGTAAAGGCAGATGACCCAGCGTGTGAGTGGTCCCTGATGCCACGGCGGCCCTTTTCAGGTTCTCAGCAGGAGAGGCAGGTATTTGAGAAGGCTGGCCACCACAACGCCCTGCGGGAGAAGGGTCTGGAGCCGGGCCTGAAGCTGAAGATCAAGGTGAGCGCGGACATGAAGAGAGGCTACGATTTTGACGTGTTCGCGGTCATCACCAACAACACCCCCGGCACAAAGACCTGCCGCCTCCTGTACAACGGCCACGGAGTGTCCTACAATGGGAAACTCAAGGGCAGCTGTGGGCTGACCGAAATTCCTGACCTGCAGGTCTCAACTGGGGAAGGTGGGTGGGAATTATCTGAGCTGCTCTACTGCTGCTTCCTGCATTTTCACACCCTGTTACTCTACTGCTGATCCTGCATTTTCACACCCTGTTACTCTACTGCAGCTTCCtgaattaatggcatttggcaggcatTTGCCACTCTACTGCTGCTTCCTGCATTTTCATACCCTGTTTCACTTCCCAGTTACATATGAGATGACATtgttttgattcattttcagtttgcaaaaaaatatttgaatttgcACCCAACCCCTACAGTACACCACAATATGTTGCTCAAGTAATTAAACAAATGGAAATCAAAGCATGAAAGTTCTAGATTATGCACAACATATTTTGACACTAGTCCATACAGGACATAATACCATAGCTGTATGTGACTATGTTGTGCATATGACAATAACAGAGCCACAGAAGCAATCTTTTGGAGGCCCGGGAAAAATCCCACGAGTTTCAGAGAATTGTCTGAAAGTATCAATTTGTGTGTGCAGAATATTGAGTCATGTATGAGAGCACTGGATAGTTTATCTGATCCCACTATGGAGAATGAAATTATTTTGGGAATCTTGTTATTCATAAAGGTGCATTGACACAAAAAAGTTTCATTCTCCATAGTGGGATCAGATAAACTCTCCAGTGCTCGCATACATGACTCAATATTCTGCACACACCAGTGAATAGCCTTTTAGGTGTGTgacttttaaaatctttttccaGAGAAGAGCTTTCCACTGAAAATATGCTACTGCAACTACAGCTCTGTGATTACCCAAGATGCCCTGATCCGCCTGATGGCCATTCTCATCGACTCTGACACCAAGGAGCTGTACAACAAAACCCGGACCATCGTCCTGGAGGGCCCAGAAATCTCCATCAGGGTACGACCTGGGGCCAATGCAAAAGCGTGTTACTGACAAACTGACAGTTAGGGAACCAGACTAAGTCTGAGGGGAGAGCTACCTTGAGCTCAGTTCATACTGAGTTGTATAGACGAACCTTCTGCAAGAAATGTCATCTCCAATTCGAGCTCCTACTGTGTGGAATctattgtgcgtgtgtgcgtgtgtgcatgcgcgtgcgtgcgtgcgggcgtgcgtgcgtgcatgtgcgtgttgaATCAGCTCATTCTACCTAATTCTTTATGTATTCTGTTGACGGGTGTTTTATGCACACAGGCTGGATGGGTgttgtatgcacacacactccttcctTTAGGTCACGATATAAAAGAGAAGGCTCAGAACGGATGCATTAATTTGGAAATGGAGGTGTGTTTTACCTGGTGCGTTCAGCTGTTGATGAAACGTTCCAGTGGTTCTGTTTTAGATCCTGGGGGAACCGAAAGTGAAGCGGAAGCTGACGGCGGAGATCTCACTGCAGAACCCTCTCCCAGAACCCCTGGAGGACTGCACCTTCTCTCTGGAGGGAGCCAACCTGACCGACGGCAAGGCCATCACTGAGACGTACGTCGCCAAGGAACGCTGTGCCTAAAACAGGCCCAGTGtaacacagcaaacaaaatacaCTCAGAGAACACTAGGTTATGTAGGCCTGTACACcggctcgttaatgcaaatatttaatcagccaagcaCGTGGCAGCAGctcaatgtataaaagcatgctgacatggtcaaAGGGTTCAGTTTTTGTTGAGGAAATGGGGAatggggatgggggagggggatgtgatccaagtgacgtggaatgattgctgctGCCAGTTGGTGGTCAGACTGGTCCAAGCTGGCAGGACGGTGTcagaaacgcaaataaccacacgttacatcagtggtatgcagaagagcatctctgaacacacaacgcatcaaaccttgCAGTGGATGGGCAACAGCAgccaaagataaaaaataagtctaataaatacctaataaagtggtcactgaatgtataatCAAGATATTGCAATACTTCAATACAAgggaaaatatacaaataattgGATTAAAGAACGAATTCACTTGATGTTGCTACAAACACACTACATCTGCCATTTGGTTAAGGGCATCAGTGTCTAGTAATGGCATTTAAAATGCCACTTGTTGGAAATTTGACACCTGGATCAACAGCAAGAGTACAGTATGTTCCAATCTGAAAACAAGCCATTATCCAACTCTGGTTGCTGAGGCTAACATGTGAGTTATTCAAATCCAGAACAGTTTTAAGTCCTGAATGTAAtgcctgagaaaaaaaaaataataacttctGCTCTTTTTGCATGAGATGTGGCAAGATATGAATCATGAAAAGGGAATGTCAATTATATTTGTGGCTCTTTCACAAACGTCTTTCATTTGTTTGTCACTTGGAGCTTGGCTTCTGACGAAACATGgggaaatgtaaatgtgaattacTTAGAATTGGCAAATGCATGATGACAGGCAGCTTCAAGTAGTATTATTTATAGTAACTTCCAGTAAACAGCATTGTGTATTGTACTCACTCAAACGTTGGGTGTGACTTGTGTTTGGCGCAATTTGCCTACTAAGCATGACATCAAGATCAATCAAGGGGCATCCAAAGTAAACTCTCGGAAAAAAATTGATCCAAACTGTATATAAatggtactgtatataaaaggtaagtggctggcatttatatagtgcatttatccaaagcactgtacaattgatgcttctcattcacccattcatacacacactcacacaccaatggctgccatacaaggccccgaccagctcgtcaggagcatttagggctcagggacacctcgacacagcccaggcgggggatggAAACGCCGACCCTCCgtctgccagacaactgctcttactgcctgagacaATGTCACccctaaaaatgttttttttaaaggactgACGGTGCAGAGATCTGAAGGCTCCATGTTTCTATCCACAGGTTTGGAACAGTGGGACCCAGGGAGACAGCCACGGTTAAAATTGGCTTCACGCCCACCTGTGCGGGACTGCGGAAGCTGGTGGTGGATTTCAGCAGCAACAAGCTGAGCAACATCAAGGGATTCAAGAACGTTATCATTGGAAAGTAAAGCACAAGTGCAGCCCTCCTGCATGGCTCTGATTGGCCGCTCAGTCACCATTCATaactgccattttcagtttttgccaGAAATTGACTAACaaggcttttcttttttaagtcaACCGCTGGGTATGGCCTAAACGGGACCTGACCAGAGGAATTCAAAGTTCTGCTTGCCTTTTCTCTTTATGGAATACTGCTCGTTTCATTACATCAACAAGGGAGCTTCTCAtttacattaacactgcactggaaACTACAAGGATAGTAAAAATGAGGAATTGTCTGTACTGTATTGTTAAACAGGAGTTGAGATTGCATTTAATTAGCATTATCCTTTCAGAAATGTCTGTTTGCTGACCAAAGGAATAATAATCACACAGCTAATAAATGTACCTCTGAGTAACAGAGTGTTGGGTGAGTCCATGTCAAGCTGAAACGGTGTTCACTGGTATCTAAGGCACCGTGCCCAGTGTAATAGGAAGAGAAGTGGTAGAGGTTGCTTTTATTGTTCAGCCCCTGCTAAACAAATAATGCCAGAAAAGCAGCACCATCATCGATTATTCCACCAAGTGGCATTTGGAGTCGCGTTGACGAGCTGAACCAGGAGAGGGTCAAAGCTGGAGTGGTTTAAGGgaaccaataataataataaaataataataataataataataataatacattcttgcatttatatagcacttttctcatactcaaagcactttacagcaATGatggggaaactcacctcaaccaccaccaatgcgttgtacattgtacatattACCATATAtcagctggagagggagagagcaataattTAGGTAATTAAATCAGGTTGCAAAAGCCAGGTATGGGAGTTAGCCACAACACCaaggaaccccctactctttgcgatgAGTATCATGGGACCTTTAAATCCTTAAGTCACACCAGCCAGAGTGGGATCTTTGCATTCATGGTATCGACAAAGTCCCTCTCCATGAGCGATCACCTGAAGTATAAGTTCTGCTCATCGTACAGCCAGTTAGGAGTATGGTATTAGACTGACAACGGGGGTAGCATTTTATCTAATGAAACTATGTTTCCAACTGTTGTTTGCTTGAATAAAACAGTGCGGATTTTTTTGCTGCCGCaatcattttcctttcattttcaataCGCACACTGAGACTTGCAAAAGAATTGCTAATCTCAGTGAATAGTTCTGAGGAGGACAGTGAAAACGCATTTGACTCCACACTCCTGGACGtaaccccattttatatcggtgagcatctaaatacattctcaaaatggtTTGTTATTATTACAAAGACTTATAAATCAGGCCCAGGCCtgcttttgaaaaacaaatgtcatgAGAATTGAGTATATCATTTAGTATGCAATctatagtattttacacctcatacacaACCCATGAAATCATTCAGTctttttggaaacctgcctagacatagcttggaaaaagcaatgcagaatgctaatttCTGGTTACATTTTCATCAGATTTGTCCAGAATGTTTGCTGTGGTTCTTAGCCCACCAGACACAGCCATGAgtatctgtatccactcaaatacaaaacagcttTTAGAGTGAGAATTTTTGAGCAACCTTGTTTTAGtagtattttgagtaattctaTTTGATTGTGTGACTGACGTTACATATTTCAACACCAGCACAAATAGCTGACCTGGGGTTTTGTTTGTTATGGATAAGTTACTCATAACCTCTAGTAAGagaattataaaattataaaataaaataaattgatgttttttgtgactGACATCACATGTGGACTAGACTAACATTTGGGGCCATGTACTGGAAAAATTAATTCAAAGGTTCTCTTGACAGATGTAATTATGGTAAAGCAATCCATTCACTCTAATCTCAAAGAAAACTTTCATACTGAAGGGTAGTTTGTGTGTTGTTAAGAACCTTTCAAATATATGGGCAATTCCATTGTTTGTAAAGACATTAAAGTGGCATTTATTTTTGGGAGCCATGAGAAATATGAGAGGCCTCTTGGATCAAATCTATCATTTCCAGTAACGTTTAGGTCATATGATGTTAGTACACCAGTCAAATATTttctacaataataataatgtttttggtccATGTCCACCTTTTGATACATTTGCCCATAGTGCTTTGTACAgagaactgtcacaaagatgctttataGAGGAACAGATGGAGTCAAAACAGCTAGAGGCCAGAGGAGGTGCTGATCCCAGGGCCAAGTATGCAGCCCAGCACTACATATCAGGTTATTTCTGGGCATAAAAGTCAGACTTCCTTTGGTTCTTGTCCGGTGCTTCACAACCAAAGTCCTTACTACAGGAAGCTTTGGCAGCAAGGAGGAACtcaagaaaacaaacatctgTTCTTATGCATGAGCGCTGAAGCAATCCAGAACCACATGCCCAACTCAGCAGACAGATCTACTGTAGACCTATTGCTTACAATAGACTACACAACGGGTGTGTGGGTTCACTGTAAGCAAAGTCATCAGAACATACATCCTCTTTCACGTTATCTCAAGAGGCGACACCCATCCCTGAGCGTCACTTCACTTCCTGTCCGTGTTACAGAAGTTGGTTTCAATTGTTCGCGAAATAATTGCAAAGTGAGATCATCGGTTATTGTTTTGATGCCGGGGATGGCCTGACCACCAAAATATTTATCTTTGTTTCACCAGTGGAAAAAAGtttctaaaatataatttaataagaatttgtgaaaatgtactTGCAGTGTTCTTCTGATCAAAGCAGCCTCCAAAAAGAGGATGTAGTGGTAAGGGACTAGAGTGCATCCAAAAATAGCTTGGAGGCTGATAATGCACTGAATGGCGTGGATGGGCCCTGCAGTGTGGCATCAAGTCCAGTGCCATTACTGACTGTGACGATCCAGCAGGATGATGCCCCATACCCGACTTGAGACCGGCGGGGGGAGAGCGGGTGGCAGTGGAGGTCCAGGGCAGGGCatgctgtctgtctgcactCCCCCACATCCACAATGGAGGGCTGGTAAATTTTAAAGTGGCaaaaaggggggaggggtatAAAGTGTAGACAAACACTGTTAACGAAATGAAAGGGCATCTGCAACTGGGAACCTAGCAAAAGACTGTTATAGTGTGCAGCTAGCTGGCGGAGGTCCTCTCAGTGAAAAATGATAGAAATCAGAAATTGTTGTAGGATGCAACACAAACTCGACATGATGAACTTTGACCAACTGACCTCAACAGAAAAATGAGTCAACCATCCTTACCATTGCCTTCTTTGTAACTTGTTTCTTCAAGACATCCTAGAATACAACCAGGCCAAAGATCACTGACCATCATGAGGAAACACAGAGGAGTTGTCTGGGTGATGTCCCTCCGAGGGATGTGAAAGAAGATTGTGAAACACCTGCTCGAAACCAGACATGCACCCAGCAAATGTAGTGAGGGTTGACACACAAAGGTTTTGTCACCGCCGGAAACAGATGCATTTTTGCCCTTGCTACACCCTGTAGTACTcaccaacttcttctgcagcaataggaggattcattaaaaaaaaagcaggggTGTGTGAAATTCTTCTCTGTAAATTACGGTTcaaaaagcgtgacagtgctcctttaaataAGCAAACCTAATCCTAAGCAAAAACATGGTGAACATTCTTttatcattttatatatttttcatttttttcaaacctGACAGTCAGGGACTCAATTAGCGTCACAGAAGGCAGATTTTCTTTATTAAAACTCATCGCTCTCCATTCTctccaccaaaaaataaaattaaatgctgCGACCAAAATACGCAACCTTACTCACCCACAATACTCGTCGGTAGCAGGTACAGTGCTTCCTGTTTTCACATGAATTCCAAACTATCAGAATGTAAACAATGTTCAGTACAGCAGAGCCGAGCACACATCTTGTCAGTTTCATTCGACGCAGATCATAGGACAACAGGGAGAAATAAAAAGGTTTTCCAGCTCAGGAACGCCATTCTGAACGCGATTCAGTTTGAGCGTGTGGAATTAGCGAAAGGTTTCTCAGCTAACGTTGACCTGGGCGACTGCACGCTACCCCTCCTCAACAAACTGGCGAGCAGCATGTTAAAGAGTCCTAATACATGTATACAAATGTTtaaaggagaaaatggagagaaacacacacacacacacacacacacaatatgaacTCATTCAGTCATTACATACTCCACTAGAATCAGTCTCTGTGGTCTGAAACGTTGGGCTCTTCAAAAGAAGCGCCGACATGCCTGACCTTTGCCTTCTGGGATTTTTCACGCTCACCCAACCCAGCCACGCCGAGCGTCTCTGTGACGGATGAGGTGGCCGACAAGAGTGACCGTTGAGGTCAGTCCTTTTCCAGTACGGACCTGGGCCCCCGCCTGGGGGAGACGCCTGGAATGTCCCTGCTCATGTAGCTGCTCATGTGTATCTATAGAAATCCTAAAACTCTGCTGCTGCAGCAAGTCAATGCCCGCTCCCACACACAGGGGGTCGAACCAATCCCTCCAACGGGTCTTCTCTGCCGAGGCAGCTCTCTGAAGAGGGGTGGGGGTAGTCGGGAGAGAGTTCGGGGCATGTGGCCTCCTCAGccgggggggtggagggtgtggTGGGGGGTTCAGTCTGTGGAGAACAGGTCCCCGGCCGACGGGAGCGGGGCCAGCCCCCCCGTGACGTTGGGCAGCAGAGAAAGGTCCGGAAGGCTCTGGATGTGAGACTTGAGTTCCTTACGGACCTGCGTCACCCGGGCCAGCTTCTGCTTGTACTCCTGAGGAACACacagaccccccgccccccgtcaGTCTTACACCCCAGTCACCATGGGTACGGATCGTGCATGTACGGCTGACACTAAGCATGTGAAGTAGACCCCACAGCATAGCCCGTTACCCAACATGCACTTGCTTCCAGAATACATGCAATATATACAAATTTGCATATGCTGGAAGAACAAACATCTGTGAAACTGCTTGTCCGTATGTTTCCAGATCATAGTTCAGGGTTCTAGACTGCGACCAAAATGGTCGCATATGCGAAAGTGTGCGAGCTACAATTTCACGTGGTCGCATTAGTGCGAGTGCATGATGATCACAGGTGTTTTGGTGCCGCTCCGGCAGCGAATATCACACGCGTACTGCGTTAGCCATTGTGGTTGAAAATAGtactttttcttcttcacaGGCTCAGTCGCTCTCTCCCTACCTGCACTCTTACTGCCTGTACCTTCATCATTAGTGCGCGTGCACGTAGCGGCGCTGAAGACAAAAGGcgcgaaacaaaaacaaagtgaggagagagagagaaggaggctggtggagagggagagccaacAATATGTCCCGAATCAGACACGACTGATGATGAGAGTGCAGGCAGCAGGGAGAAGAGTGCAGGTGGAAGCAGGGTGCGacttaagaaaaaaaagtattgctttCGAACACAATGGCTAACGCAGTACCCGTGGTTGCGGTACGAAAGGGTGAATTTAGATTCAGATTTCCTTTATTGACATTGGGATACCACAAAATTCAGAGTTCAGTGTGGTGATGGCCTTGGGATAAAAACTGTTCATTAATCTTGTGGGtccaaaacattcaatgttTGGCAGTGTTCAGTTCACGTATGAATGCTGCAGCTAGTAAGTTATGCTgttagtagggagggcaaagtggagctttagaatgtagaccgctgtgtgtgcacgtgagttcgccaatagatttctcacacaaaacgtaatttgtccacgtttttacttcacagtagaggtgatcaaacttacaataactaagtgctagtgtgttctaagcctttactggtccctgtacgatgttagcatgatgtagctagcatacgcgaatagcacaaagccatacaatttgctttttaacggcacttggtcattcgaacgatataaataaaagcattcgattaagttcgacggcaccggaattttctgtcgtaccgtccataaatggcaaaagtcccaccataggatttatttaaatctttaaaagttatacattttctgaatcgtcattaattcatcttgtttctattagtgattcggcgtgatcggacagttctgtaacTATGTAAATGACGTAAGAAGgatacaacagtgttatgctaAGCAAAGCTGTTAtgctttgcttttatgtttgttatgttcagttatgttcagattaaaatattttgcaaataacaAGTCTGGAGTCACTGTCAATCTTTACATCAATGCAAAACTAGGGTATGCAACTATTCATCAAGGTCATTGATTAATACCATGCTGTACAAAGAAAAAAGGTGCGACCAAATCATATGCTGGTGCGACCAACTGGGAAAGTTGGTAGCACCAGTGCTACCAGTGGAAAAGTTAGTCTGGAACCCTGTAGTTATATCGAGGTGTATGACTATTAATATTGTTACACATACATGTGACCAGGATGATTTTGCTTCATTCTGGCAAGCACAGGAGCTTGTGTAATTGGTAGCGGGAGCACACTAGACTTGCTGACATAGATTTGTGACCCTCAACTCAATCTATCTATGTCACCCTTTTACTGCGGAGGGATAACAGCTACATTAGCTAGTGTGTTTCAGacaacacttttcacatatgcaaaacaaaaattctGAGAGAGTACTATCATGTAGTGCacacctgggtgaaatacgctattgttttggattcagatgtGCTGTGGTGTGgcggtatgggtgtgtgtgtggcggtatgggggtgtgtgtgtggcggt
Above is a genomic segment from Conger conger chromosome 10, fConCon1.1, whole genome shotgun sequence containing:
- the LOC133138764 gene encoding protein-glutamine gamma-glutamyltransferase 2-like, which translates into the protein MAEVLDIGSCDLEFKYNNEEHHTDLNGVDRLIVRRGQPFTLTLHLQSGTFQPAAGTFQLIAETGPVPEEKWGTKATFGLSDVISKKCWSASTSCSHGNIVSLSICPSPAAPIGRYTLTLDQGPKVKLGEFVLLFNPWCARDVVYLEDEEKRTEYVLSQDGLIYRGTPTHLNILPWNFGQFEPGMLDACLRILDENPKHLKNPGKDCSGRRNAVYVTRVLSAMINCNGDKGVLAGNWSDDYEGGVAPTHWSSSVEILQEWRNNDCCEVCYGQCWVFAAVACTVSRALGIPCRVITNFESAHDTNHNLLIEYYYNMDGESLGEDSVWNFHVWVETWMKRPDLGPGYEGWQASDPTPQEKSDGVFCCGPIPLKAIKEGELTLKYDAPFVFAEVNADVVKYVKLEDGQEFKFDGSTTRVGQCISTKSVGHDSREDITDLYKYPEGSQQERQVFEKAGHHNALREKGLEPGLKLKIKVSADMKRGYDFDVFAVITNNTPGTKTCRLLYNGHGVSYNGKLKGSCGLTEIPDLQVSTGEEKSFPLKICYCNYSSVITQDALIRLMAILIDSDTKELYNKTRTIVLEGPEISIRILGEPKVKRKLTAEISLQNPLPEPLEDCTFSLEGANLTDGKAITETFGTVGPRETATVKIGFTPTCAGLRKLVVDFSSNKLSNIKGFKNVIIGK